A window from Bos indicus isolate NIAB-ARS_2022 breed Sahiwal x Tharparkar chromosome 1, NIAB-ARS_B.indTharparkar_mat_pri_1.0, whole genome shotgun sequence encodes these proteins:
- the MAP6D1 gene encoding MAP6 domain-containing protein 1 isoform X3, giving the protein MAVVHGGHTEQAPGIPAGTCLSLSTSGTSACGRRPRGPEMQRRDADQEQAAAGPSPPQPPAGGSTCSPSVTRMRLQWRPHHTVVTRYDHALLCAVQAGPSLDIRATSDTGWRQEFQAWTGVKPSRSTKVKPAKVITTHSSGWDGSPRAGFQGAH; this is encoded by the exons ATGGCCGTGGTGCATGGAGGTCACACAGAGCAG GCTCCCGGGATCCCGGCCGGGACGTGCCTCTCACTCAGTACCAGCGGGACTTCGGCGTGTGGACGGCGCCCTCGGGGTCCAGAGATGCAACGCAGGGACGCGGACCAGGAGCAAGCAGCCGCAGGACCAAGCCCTCCGCAACCCCCGGCCGGGGGGTCTACGTGCTCCCCATCGGTGACGCGGATGCGGCTGCAGTGGCGACCACATCATACAG TTGTGACCAGGTATGACCATGCCTTGCTGTGCGCTGTCCAGGCCGGCCCCTCCCTGGACATAAGGGCCACCAGTGACACAGGCTGGAG ACAGGAATTCCAGGCTTGGACTGGAGTGAAGCCATCAAGATCCACAAAAGTGAAGCCCGCCAAAGTCATCACAACCCACAGCTCTGGATGGGATGGCAGCCCCAGGGCCGGTTTCCAG